In Mycolicibacterium lutetiense, the sequence CGGTCCGGGGTGGCGCGCCACAGCTCGGTCACCGCGTCGCACAGCTCCAGCACGTAGTCAGGCTCGGTGAGGTTGAACACCTCCGGGGAGAACTCGAACCGCACATTCGGCATGCCGTCGGTGAATTCGAGGACGTCACGCGCGCCGGCCAGGATCAGGTCCCGCAGTTCGGTGCGGCCCTTCCCCAGTACGACGTCGCGCCAGGTGGGCGCGGTGGCGGTGTACATGTGGATGACGACGTCGTTGCGGATGCCACGCACCGAGTCCACGGTGCGCTCGATCAGGTCGCGCCGCGCCGGGACGAAGACCACGATGGTGACGTCCGGCGGGGCGATGTCGGATTCTGCGAGCAACCTGACGAAGTCGAAGTCGGTCTGCGACGCCGAGGGGTATCCGACCTCGATCTCCTTGTAGCCCATGGCCACCAGCAGTTCGAAGAAGCGGCGTTTGCGGGACGGGTCCATCGGCTCGGCCAGCGCCTGATTGCCGTCACGCAGATCCACCGGCACCCACAATGGAGCGGACACCATCCGGGCCGTGGGCCAATCACGTTGAACCAGGGGCACTTCGACGCGGTCATACACCTCGGCGTAGCGGTACGAGGGCATTTGGGAGTGACGCTGCCGGTTCCAGCCCGGCGCGTTGGCCGGGACATCTCCGGCCGGGGTGTCGATGGTGGGAAAAGTGGAATTAGTCATGAGGGTGCTTTCGGTCGGATGAAGTTTCGACCGGCGCGACGCAGCCCCACGGCAGGGGGCCGGTCGATTCAGGCCCCGCCGCGGCGGCTAAGGAGCAGGACGCGCGTCATGATGGCTAGACTCTACACAACTCCTCAGACAAGTAGACAGGTTGTGATGACGTCCCAAGTTCAGCGTCACCCATTGGCGACCCAGACCGCCCACCTTCTCCTGACGCGCATCCGCCAGGGCGAGTGGCCGCTGGGCCATCGACTTCCCGGTGAGACGACCCTGGCCGCTCAGCTCGGCGTGGGCCGCTCCACCCTGCGCGAAGCGATCCGTGAACTGTCCGGCAAGGGCGTACTGGAGAGCCGTCAGGGCGCCGGGGTGTTCGTGACGGCGCTCGACGCCGCCGAAGACTGGGACACCGTGCTGCGCCGCTCGACCATCGTGTCGGTGATCGAGGCGCGCATCGCCATCGAAGCCGAGGCCGCCGCGCTTGCCGCCACCCGGCGTACTCCCGCCGATCTGCGCGCGATCCGTCGCACCCTGGCGGCCCGCGGTGTGGTCGGCCAATCGGTACCCGATCACGTCGACTCGGACATGGCGTTTCACCGCACAGTGATCGCCGCAGCCCACAACGAGGTGCTGATCCAGTTGTTCGACGCGTTCCTGCCCAGGCTCCGGCTGGCGATGATCGACATGCTCAAGATCCGTCCGATCGCCTCCGAACCGTGCGATCACGACCTGCACGAGCAGTTGGCCGATGCGATCGCCGCCCGGGATCCTCAGGCCGCCGCATCCGCCAGCCGAACCCATTTGAGCTCGATGAAGGAGTCCTTCGCATGACCGCGGTTCTCGACATCGCCGATGTGACGTTCCGCCGCGAAGGCAAGCAGATCATCGACGGCATCTCCCTGACCGTGCAGCCCGGTGAGCACTGGGCGCTGCTGGGACCCAACGGCGCCGGCAAGAGCACCCTGTTGGGTTTCTGTGCCGCCGTGACGTTTCCGACCTCAGGCACCGTGCAGGTGCTCGGCGGCCAGATGGGCCGCACCGACCTGGCCGTGCTGCGCCGGTCCATCGGCCATGTGAATCCGCGGCATCGCCTGCAGTATCCGCTCACCGTGCGCGAGGTGGTGCTCACCGGCATCACCGCCACCATCGACATTGCCGCGCATTGGACGCCCACCGCCGAGCAGATACGTCGGGCCGAGGAACTGATCGACACCGTGGGACTCTCGGCCCGCACCGACGCGCTGTGGCCCACGCTGTCCCAGGGCGAGCGCGGCCGCACCCTGATCGCGCGGGCGTTGATCGCCGATCCGCAGCTGCTCCTGTTGGACGAGCCGACCACCGGCCTGGACGTCGCAGCCCGTGAGCAGCTGCTGGAAACCCTTGACACCCTGGATGACTCACACCCGGACATGGCCTCGATCCTGGTCACCCATCACCTCGAGGAGCTGCCCACCAGCACCACGCACGCCCTGCTGATCTCCCAGGGACGCACGGTCGCCAGCGGGCCGGCCCGCGACGTCGTCAACACCGAACACGTCAGCGAGGCCTTCGCCCACCCCGTGGTGGTGGGATATCAGGACGGTCGCTGGAGTGCGCGAGCCAAGGCCAGCTCGCGGGTGCTGTAGCGGCTGCTCAGCCTTCGGCCGGGGCGTTTCGACGCCGGCGCGCCTCACGGTGCCGGGTCACCGGGGTGGTGTCGATGACGCGGTTGACCATGGTTGCCAGGAAACGTGACGGCTGAAGCTCGGGCGGCACCACGTCATGCCGGATGGCGATGTCGGGCAGGGCTGCCAAAGCCTCGTCAACAGCAGCCGTGGCGACATCGACAATCTCGAACAGGGTTTCCGGCTCGGCCTTGTCGATGCTGTCGACTTCCTCGCCGGCGGTTTCGGTGACCTCGACGTCGTAGTCGATCATCACCAGCGCCACCGCGTGATACGCATCGTCCTCGGTGCCGAGCTTGCCGAGCAGATCGATCAGCCATTCGGCCTTGTCCGGCTCGGTGCTCAGGATCGTCGAGCGCAGACCGTAGACGAATCCGAGCGCCGAAAGCGGGTGGCGCAGCCGCAGATTCTTGGCGTCGCCGTAACTTTCCTCGACCCGGTTGGCGGCGTTCTTACCGAAGCTGGAATCCATCCGTTTGGTGCTGATCAGCAATTCCGGGCCGGTGTCCCAGTCCGACATCACCACATCGACCTGCTTCATGTAGTGCTTGCCCAGCACGCTCGCGCTCGATGCGGCAACGCCTTTCATCGACCGGCGCAGCCGCTGCTCGATGAGGTGGCGTTCCTTTTGCGGCAGCGCCTCGAGCAGACTGGAGATGGCGCTGGGCATGATTCGCGGATCGGTGGGGCGCGGCCACACCGCGTCCGGATCGAACCCGGCGCGCCGCAACTCGTAGGACAGCCATACATCCAGGGCTAGCGCCGGAACTCCGGTGGTGGACGGCGCGTCCAGGAACAACGGCACCCCGAGCAGCCTGCGTAGCACCCGGAAATCCGGGACGAAGGTCCGCTCTCCCGCGTTACGCACCCAGGGGTTGGTGTGCACGCC encodes:
- a CDS encoding FadR/GntR family transcriptional regulator; the protein is MTSQVQRHPLATQTAHLLLTRIRQGEWPLGHRLPGETTLAAQLGVGRSTLREAIRELSGKGVLESRQGAGVFVTALDAAEDWDTVLRRSTIVSVIEARIAIEAEAAALAATRRTPADLRAIRRTLAARGVVGQSVPDHVDSDMAFHRTVIAAAHNEVLIQLFDAFLPRLRLAMIDMLKIRPIASEPCDHDLHEQLADAIAARDPQAAASASRTHLSSMKESFA
- a CDS encoding ABC transporter ATP-binding protein, coding for MTAVLDIADVTFRREGKQIIDGISLTVQPGEHWALLGPNGAGKSTLLGFCAAVTFPTSGTVQVLGGQMGRTDLAVLRRSIGHVNPRHRLQYPLTVREVVLTGITATIDIAAHWTPTAEQIRRAEELIDTVGLSARTDALWPTLSQGERGRTLIARALIADPQLLLLDEPTTGLDVAAREQLLETLDTLDDSHPDMASILVTHHLEELPTSTTHALLISQGRTVASGPARDVVNTEHVSEAFAHPVVVGYQDGRWSARAKASSRVL